The DNA window GTGGCCGATCTCAGCGAGCAGGTGCCGGAAGCGGCCAAGAAGGGCCGCGTCGATCTGCGCAAGCTGCCGTTGGTCACCATCGACGGTGAAGACGCGCGCGACTTCGATGATGCTGTGTACTGCGAGAAGAAACGCGGCGGCGGCTGGCGCCTGTGGGTGGCGATCGCCGACGTCAGCTACTACGTGCGTCCGCGCACCGCGCTGGACGATGAAGCGCGTAGCCGCGGCAACTCGGTCTATTTCCCGTCGCAGGTGATCCCGATGCTGCCGGAAGTGCTGTCCAACGGGCTGTGCTCCCTGAACCCGCAGGTCGATCGCCTGTGCATGGTGTGCGAGATGACCATCTCCGCCCAGGGGCGCCTGTCGACGGCCAAGTTCTACGAGGCGGTAATGAGCTCTCACGCCCGCCTGACCTACAACAAGGTGTGGCACATTCTGCAGGGCGATCAGGAGCTGCGCGAGCATTACCACCCGCTGGTCAAGCACCTGGAAGAGCTGCACGCCATGTACAAGGTGCTGGATAAGGCGCGCGCCGAGCGCGGCGGCATCGCGTTCGAAACCGAAGAAGCCAAATTCATCTTCAATGCCGAGCGTCGCATCGAGCGCGTAGAGCCGACGGTGCGCAACGACGCCCACAAGCTGATCGAAGAGTGCATGATCATGGCCAACGTGGCGGCCGCGCGCTTCGTCGAGAAACGCAACGAGCCGGCGCTGTACCGCGTGCACGATCGTCCGAGCGACGACCACATCTCCGCGCTGCGCAGCGTGCTGAGCGAGCTGGGGCTGACGCTGGGCGGCGGTAATAAGCCGCAGCCGAAGGACTATGCGGTGCTGATGGATGAAGTGTCCGAGCGCCCTGACCACGAAATGCTGCAAACCATGTTGCTGCGCTCGATGAAGCAGGCGATTTACGATCCGGAAAACCGCGGCCACTTCGGCCTGGCGCTGGCCTCTTACGGCCACTTCACCTCGCCGATCCGCCGTTATCCGGATCTGGCGCTGCACCGCGCGATCAAATATCAGCTGGCCAAGGAACACAGCGAGCCGAAAGAGCGCTGGACGCCGACCGGCGGCTGGCACAGCGAATTCGAAGAGATGCTGCAGCTGGGCGAACACTGTTCGATGACCGAGCGCCGCGCGGACGAAGCGACGCGCAACGTCGCCGACTGGCTGAAGTGCGACTTCATGCAGGATCACGTCGGTGAAGTGTTCAGCGGCATCATCTCCAGCGTGACCGGTTTCGGCTTCTTCGTGCGCCTGAACGATCTGTTTATCGACGGGCTGGTGCACGTATCAACGCTGGATAATGATTACTATCGCTACGATAATATCGGCCAGCGCCTGATCGGCGAGTCTTCCGGCACGGTCTATCGCCTGGGGGATACGGTGGAGATCCGCGTGGACGCGGTGCATATGGACGAGCGCAAGATCGACTTCGCGCTGGTGTCCAGCACCCGCAAAGCGCGCGGTGAAGGCAAAACCGAGCGCGATCGCGCCAAGAAAGGCGGCCAGCGTACGCTGCGCGACAACGGTAGCGCAGGGCGCGGCAAGCGCCGCGGCGGCAAACCGCCGGCCAACTTCGAGCCGGACAGCGCCTTCCGCAAGCAGGATGACGCAAAGCCTGCGGACAACGTGAAGAAGGCGAAAAAGAAAGCCAAGAAAGCGTCCGACAAAACGCGGAAAATCGCGGCGGCGACCAAAGCCAAACGCGCAGCCAAGAAGAAAGGTGCCGAGCAGGCCTAACCTGCCGCACATCGTTATCATCGGCCGGTTATCGCCGGCCGCACGAATTTAAAAGAGCATCATGAGCGAAATTATTTACGGCATCCACGCCGTCAAAGCCCTGTTAGAGCGCGACCCGCAACGCTTCCTGGAAGTGTTTATCCTGAAAGGCCGCGAAGATCGCCGCCTGCAACCGCTGATCGCCGAGCTGGAAGCGACCGGCATCGTGATCCAGGTGGCGAACCGCCAATGGCTGGATGACAAGGTTGAAGGCGCGGTGCACCAGGGGATCATCGCCCGGGTGCGCGAAGGGCGCCAGTATCAGGAGAACGATCTGCCGGGCCTGCTGGAGAGCGTAGAGACGCCGTTCCTGCTGGTGCTGGACGGCGTGACCGACCCGCACAACCTCGGTGCCTGCCTGCGCAGCGCCGATGCGGCCGGCGTGCACGCGGTGATCGTGCCGCGTGACCGTTCCGCCCAGTTGAACGCCACCGCCAAGAAAGTGGCCTGCGGCGCCGCCGAAAACGTGCCGTTGATCCGCGTGACCAACCTGGCGCGCACGCTGCGTCTGTTGCAGGAAATGAATGTCTGGGTGGTGGGCACCGCCGGCGAAGCCGACCATACGCTGTATCAGAGCAAAATGACCGGCCCGATGGCGCTGGTGATGGGCGCGGAAGGCGAAGGCATGCGCCGCCTGACCCGCGAACACTGCGACGAGCTGATCAGCATCCCGATGGCCGGTACCGTCTCTTCGCTGAACGTGTCGGTCGCCACCGGCATCTGCCTGTTCGAAGCGGTGCGTCAGCGCGGCTGATTCTCCTGACGGGGGCGCAGTGCCCCCGTTAATTCCCCCTCTTGTGATCCCGCCTGCGGCAGAAATCCCTGCGCCGACCATACTTACTCCTGACGCTTTTTTCAGGGAGCACTCTCATGGTCTGGACTACGCACACCGTTTTTAACCAACCCAAGCCGCTCGGCAACAGCAACCTGTTTCTCTCCGATACGCCGCTGCGTGAAGCGTTGCAGCGCGAGCAAGGCGGTTGGGACGCCGAGGTATTGGCTTCGCTGGGCCAGCAGCTCGGCACGCAGGAGTCGCTGGAGCTGGGGCGGCTGGCCAACGCCAACCCGCCGGAGCTGCTGCGCTACGACGCCACCGGCCAGCGACTGGACGACGTCCGCTTTCACCCGGCCTGGCATATCCTGATGCAGGGGCTGATCGCCAACCGGGTGCACAACCTGCCCTGGCAGGAGGATGCGCGCATCGGTTCCTTCGTGGCGCGCGCCGCGCGCTTTATGCTGCATGCTCAGGTCGAGGCCGGCACCCTGTGCCCGGTGACCATGACCTTCGGCGCCACGCCGCTGTTGCTGCAGACGTTACCGGCTGAGTTTCGCTCCTGGTTGACGCCGCTGCTGTCGGATCGTTATGACGCTCATCTGCTGCCGGGCGGGCAAAAACGCGGCCTGCTGATCGGCATGGGCATGACGGAGAAGCAGGGCGGCTCCGACGTATTGAGCAATACCACCACTGCCACGCCGTTAGGCGCGCGCGGGCCGGGCGAAGCCTACCGGCTGGTGGGGCACAAGTGGTTCTTCTCGGTGCCGCAGAGCGATGCGCACCTGGTGCTGGCGCAGGCCGAAGGCGGGTTGTCCTGTTTCTTCCTGCCGCGCATTTTGCCGGACGGCAGCCGCAACGCCATTCGCCTGGAGCGGCTGAAAGACAAGCTGGGCAACCGCTCCAACGCCAGCAGCGAAGTGGAGTTTCAGGACGCCACCGCCTGGCTGCTGGGCGATGAGGGCGACGGCGTGCGGCACATCCTGAAAATGGGCGGCCTGACCCGTTTCGACTGCTCACTGGGCAGCCACGGCCTGATGCGCCGCGGGCTGTCGGTGGCGCTGTATCATGCGCTGCAGCGGCAGGCATTCGGTAAGCTCCTGATCGAACAACCGCTGATGCGCCAGGTTCTGGCGCGCATGGCGCTGCGGCTGGAAGGGCATACCGCGTTGCTGTTCCGGCTGGCCCGCGCCTGGGAGAGCCGCAGCAATGAGGGCGAGCTGATTTACAGCCGCCTGCTGACGCCAGCGGCCAAATACAGCATCTGCCGGCAGGGCATGCCGTTCATCGCCGAGGCGATGGAGGTGCTGGGCGGTATCGGCTACTGCGAAGAGAGCGAGCTGCCGCGTCTGTACCGCGAGATGCCGGTCAACAGCATCTGGGAGGGTTCCGGCAACATCATGTGCCTGGACGTGCTGCGCAGCTTGCACAAGCTGCCGGGCGCGCTCGAGATGTTGCAGTTCGAGCTGCAGCCGGTGCGCGGTCAGAATCGGCTGTTCGATCATGCCTGGCGGCAGTGGCAGCAGCGCGCCCGGCAACCGAGCGAGGAGATGGGGCGGTTGCTGACCCAGCAGCTGTTCGATCTGTGCTGCGCCGCGCAGCTGCTGCAGCACGCCAGCCCGCAGATCGCCGATGCCTGGTGTCACCTGACGCTGGATCACCGCGGTGAGAGCCTGCTGTCGGCCGAGGTGTGCGAGCTGCTGTTGAACCGCGCCATCGGCGGCTAGGGAAAAGGGTGGCGCGCGGCGGCGAAAACCTTTTTAATTCAGCCTCACTCTGACAGGAAAATGCACATGGATATTCTCAGCGCGTTGGCGGCGTTCGCCTCTTACTTCTTCAGCGGTTTCGCCATGATTTTGGTGTTTCTGTTCGTCTATACCCGTATCACTCCGCACGACGAATGGGCGCTGATCAAGGCCGATAATCAATCCGCCGCCTTTGCTTTCATCGGTGCCTGCCTGGGGTATGTGATCCCGTTGGCCAGCGCGGCGATCAACTCGATCAGCCTGCTGGATTACCTGCTGTGGGGCGTGGTGGCGCTGGTGGTGCAACTGCTGCTGTTCGCGGCCGTGAAGATCTACATGCCGCGCATCAGCGACAAGATCGAAGCCAACCATCTGGCCGCCGGGATTTTCCTGGGGGGCGTCTCCGTCAGCGGCGGCGTGTTGAATGCGGCTTGCATGAGCTACTAAAGGTATAAGATCGCCGAGGCGCGCCAGCCAGGCGGGTGCGCCTGCTCTTCCATCCGCAGGATGCGGTAATAGCTGGCGCCGTGTTGGTCGGCGGTGCGGGCGATGGCCAGTTCCGCCTCCTGCGGTGAGCCGGGCAGATCGTTGAAGGTGATCTCGGCGATTTCACTGAGCGGCGTCACGCGATCGGCGGGCGCCAGCTCGGCGGACTGTGCGCCGGTGCTGAGCAACCCCATGGAAAGCAAGAGGGAGGTGAGTGCGGTGGAGCGTTTCATGGCGTTCCCCTTCGTCAGATCCTGATTCGACACCCGCAACATGCGGCATGCTGTCCCTCAGTGTGCAACACCCTGCTTCAGCCAGTGCAAAGCTAGTGTAAATCTGCTTAAAAAATCCTCACCTTAGCGATACAGGATCGCTTGGGAATACCATTGGCCCGGCACGACGGTCTCGCTGTTCATAATGATCACGTAATAACGAGCGCCGGCGGCGGTGGCCTTGCGCTGGATCTCCGCTTCCACGTCCATCGGGCTGCCGCGTACCACGGCGGTGACGGTGCCGGTTTTCACCAGCTCGGCGGTTTGCGCGCGAACGATCTCCTGCGCCTGTGCGGTGGGCGGCGGCGGCGGTTTCGGCGTGGTGGTCATGATGCCGCAGGCGGAAAGCTGTGTGGCCAGAGTCAGGCTAATGAGTGTACGGACAATCGTCATGGTGACCTCGGAAGCGCCGGTGCGATGGCTTCAGTGTAACGCAATATAAGCTGTAACAGATTGAGCTATCGCTGCTTCGTGCAAGTTTGTCATGATGAATGCCAACAGGTGATTGAGGATGAGCGGATGATCGAAATTCATGACGAGCGGGCGGGCGATATTGCGGTGATCCATGCGGTGCCGGCGGGGCAGTATCATCGGCCGCTGCCGACGGTGTTCTTCTGCCATGGCTATACCTCGTCGAAAGAGGTGTACGCCTACTTCGCCTATGCGCTGGCGCGTGCCGGTTTTCGAACGGTGCTGCCGGATGCCGATCGGCACGGCGAGCGGTTCGACGGCGATGAGACGCGGCGCCTGGCATCGTTCTGGGAGATCTTGCGCAGCAATATCGACGAACTGCCGCAGGTCAAAGCGCATTTTGAGCGGCTCGGCCTGATTGCCGACGGACGCATCGGCGTCGCCGGCGCCTCAATGGGCGGCATGACCGCGCTCGGCGCCTTCGCGCGCTTCCCGTGGATCCGGGCGGCCGCCAGCCTGATGGGCTCCGGTTATTACCGTTCGCTGGCGCACACGCTGTATCCGCCGTTGGGCGAACGGGGCGAGGCGCTCTCGCCGGCGGCGTATGCCGCGCGCACCGCCGTGCTGGCGGAGTATGAACTGGAGGGGCGTTTGGCGCAGATCGCCGGGCGGCCGCTGCTGCTGTGGCACGGCGAGACGGACGACGTGGTGCCGGCGGCGGACAGCCTGCGTTTGGCGGCCGAACTGCGGCGGCAAGGCGCGGACGGCCGTTTGACGTCGCTCGTCGAGCCGGGGGTGAAGCATCGCATCACGCCGTTGGCGCTGTCCGCCACCACCGATTTCTTCCGCCGCGAGTTGTAATGCGCATCCGGGCGCGATGCAGGGAATTACAGCGCTCTGCGCAGGTTGTTTCGGCCATCGTTTGGCCGCCCGAAGGGGAGAATGTCAGCGTGAATTCTTTCTGGGGCAGCAAGGAGCAGGGCATGATAAAGGGTATCAGCAAGACGGCCGACGCCGATCGCAGTTTGATGGGAACGATAAAAGCGCGCGCCGAGGTTAAATCAGCGGCCTTCAGCGAGCTGTTGGGCGCCGCCGACGGCAAAGCGCGGCAAAACAAGGCTAATCCGCTGTCGCGCATTACCGCGCATACGGTGCAAAACATGACGGCACTGTTCTCTTTCGCGCCGAAAGCAGCGGCCACTCACACTGCCGCGGCGGGGGCGCTCTCTTTCGAGCAGCGGGCGACCCTGGCGGAAAGTACCGAGCTGCTGCAAACGCGCACCCACTATCTGCGGATGGCGTTGCAGTTGCACAATCTGGGCAAGGCGCTCAGTGCGCCGGCGTTGCTCAAGCTCTGATTGGCGTGGGAAGTAGTGGAGCGCCCAACGTGCGGCGCTCCTGAGTGGACTTAACGGGCTCTCTGGTGAAGCCCTGGGGATTTCCCTGGCGTGGCGTGTCTCTTTAGCGGTACAGCTCGGCGCTGACGTGCATCGTGCTGTTGTCGCCCGGTTCGTGCAGGGCGATGATGCGATAAGAGGTTGCGCCGCGTTGATCGGCGATTTTACTGACCTGGCTGGTGGCGTCATCCGGCGAAACCACGTTCTGGTTCAGGGTGACGAAGCCGACGCTCTGGCGTTGATCGGCCTGGTGCGAGGTGATCTCCGTCGCGGCCATTACGTTGGCGGAGAACAGGGCGGCCAGCGCCGTCGCGAGCATGATGCGTTTCATAGTGCCTCTCTTAACTTCTTGCCGTTACGGCCTGACAGCGAGTGTCGCTGCGGCAAAAAGTCATTTATCTGCATTGAATAACCTGGAATCTTTTTCGTCGCGCTGTCTGCGGCGGATATGGTTAATTTTAGTCCGTTGCGGCGGATTAAAAAGCGGGGTGTTTTGATGACCTTTTTCAAAAAAAATGAAATAGATTTGTGACTCAGCGCTGATTTCATTGAAAGATTTTTGAAACCGATGGATCGGCGTACATAGGTTCACCCACGAGCAAATCGTGCTATTTCCCATAGCGCCTCGCATTAACGCGAATAAAACCCACGCAGTCCTTGAGTTTCCCGCCCTGCGTCAGTATGATTACGCGTCATTTTTCAGCCGCACACTAAACACGTTCCTTGCTTCCATGGGCCGCGGTTGACCCTGACAGGAGGCTGAATAATCCGTAAGGAGCAATTCGATGCGTCATTACGAAATCGTTTTTATGGTCCATCCTGACCAAAGCGAACAGGTTCCGGGCATGATCGAGCGTTACAGTGCTACCATCACTAACGCGCAAGGTCAGATTCACCGTCTGGAAGACTGGGGCCGCCGTCAGCTGGCTTATCCGATCAACAAACTGCACAAGGCTCACTACGTTCTGCTGAACGTTGAAGCGCCGCAGGAAGCGATCGATGAGCTGGAAACTAACTTCCGCTTCAACGACGCCGTTATCCGCAGCATGGTTATGCGCGTTAAGCACGCGGTAACTGAAGCATCTCCGATGGTTAAAGCGAAAGACGAACGTCGTGGCGATCGCCGCGAAGACTTCGCTAACGAAACCGCAGATGATGCAGATGCTGGGGATTCTGAAGAGTAATTGCCGCCGTGACGGCTAATCGTCTGGTTTTGTCGGGCACTGTGTGCAAGGCGCCGGTTCGAAAAGTGAGTCCTTCCGGGATACCACACTGCCAATTTGTGCTAGAGCACCGTTCGCAGCAGATGGAAGCCGGATTCAGCAGACAAGCATGGTGCCGAATGCCCGTGGTTGTCAGCGGACAACAGTCACAAGCACTAACTCAAAGATTAACGGTCGGCAGTCAGATTACCGTGCAAGGCTTTGTAAGCTGCCATCAAGGGCGCAACGGGCTGAGCAAATTGGTTCTGCATGCCGAGCAGATTGAATTGATAGATTCTGGAGACTAGCCAAATGGCACGTTATTTCCGTCGTCGCAAGTTCTGCCGTTTCACCGCGGAAGGCGTTCAAGAGATTGACTATAAAGACATCGCTACGCTGAAAAACTACATCACCGAAAGTGGTAAAATTGTACCGAGCCGTATCACCGGTACTCGTGCAAAATATCAGCGCCAGCTGGCCCGTGCTATCAAGCGCGCGCGCTACCTGTCTTTGTTGCCGTACACTGATCGTCATCAGTAATCGGCCACTGTCCATTAACGACTTTGAGAGGATAAGGTAATGCAAGTTATTCTGCTTGATAAAGTAGCAAACCTGGGCAGCCTGGGTGATCAAGTTAACGTTAAAGCGGGCTACGCTCGTAACTTCCTGGTACCACAGGGCAAAGCTGTTCCTGCTACCAAGAAAAACGTTGAGTTCTTCGAAGCACGCCGTGCTGAACTGGAAGCCAAACTGGCTGACGTTCTGGCTGCTGCTGAAGCTCGCGCAACCAAGATCAACGAACTGGGTTCAGTGACCATCGCTTCCAAATCTGGCGACGAAGGTAAACTGTTCGGCTCTATCGGCACCCGCGACATCGCTGACGCAGTGACTGCGGCAGGCGTTGAAGTTGCCAAGAGCGAAGTTCGTCTGCCGAACGGCGTTCTGCGTACCACTGGTGAGCACGAAGTGCACTTCCAGGTACACAGCGACGTGTTCGCACAGCTGAATGTAGTTGTGGTTGCAGAAGCGTAATTTACGCTGCTGTTAACCCGGTTAAAACGCCAGCCTCGCGCTGGCGTTTTGCTTTTCTGCGCCCGGCAAAACGCGCTACGCTTGAACTCGGGATGAAAAGGAGAGCGTGCGATGGCAAAGATTACTCTGCAACGGGTTTACGACTTCAGCGCGCCGGCGCCGGCGCATTGTTATCTGATAGATCGGCTATGGCCGCGCGGCGTCAGCAAGGAAAGGCTGGCGGGCGTGCAGTGGCTGAAACAGGTGGCGCCGGATGACGAGCTGCGCAAGTGGTTCCATCAGCATACCGACCAGTGGGCGGTCTTTGAGGCGCGTTACCGCCAACAGCTGGTGGCCAACGATGCCTGGCGGCCGCTGGTGGCGCTGTTGCGGCAGGGGGAGGCGCTGACGCTGCTGTATGGCAGCAAGGATACCGAGCACAATCAGGGCGTGGTGCTGCGCGAGTTTCTGCTGGCGCAGCTGTAGGGATTAGCGTTCCCGGCGGTAGCTGCCGTCGGCCTGGCGGCGGAACAGCACCTGGCTGTTGTCTGCGGTGGTGACCGACAGCGCGTTAATCACGCCGTTGGCGTCGCGTTCGATACGCACTTCCTGGCCGGCTTTCATGTTGCTCAGCGGCTTGTCGCCGCCTTCCACCTGCGCCATGGCGAACACTTCATTCACCGGCAGGTTGTTGTCGCGAAACAGCTGGGCCAGCGTCTGGCCGGGCTGGATCTGATAACGCTGCCAGTTGCCCG is part of the Serratia surfactantfaciens genome and encodes:
- the rnr gene encoding ribonuclease R; protein product: MSQDPFLEREAEKYESPIPSREYILAHLAKRETPASREELGNELGLSGEEQLEALRRRLRAMERDGQLVFTRRQCYALPERLDLLRGTVIGHRDGYGFLRVEGSKDDLYLSAEQMKMAIHGDVVLAQALGADRKGRREARIVRVLVPKNSQIVGRFFMDAGTGFVVPDDSRLSFDILIPADNVSGARMGFMVVVELTQRPTRRTKAVGKIVEILGDKMGTSMAVDIALRTHEIPHTWPPQVEKQVADLSEQVPEAAKKGRVDLRKLPLVTIDGEDARDFDDAVYCEKKRGGGWRLWVAIADVSYYVRPRTALDDEARSRGNSVYFPSQVIPMLPEVLSNGLCSLNPQVDRLCMVCEMTISAQGRLSTAKFYEAVMSSHARLTYNKVWHILQGDQELREHYHPLVKHLEELHAMYKVLDKARAERGGIAFETEEAKFIFNAERRIERVEPTVRNDAHKLIEECMIMANVAAARFVEKRNEPALYRVHDRPSDDHISALRSVLSELGLTLGGGNKPQPKDYAVLMDEVSERPDHEMLQTMLLRSMKQAIYDPENRGHFGLALASYGHFTSPIRRYPDLALHRAIKYQLAKEHSEPKERWTPTGGWHSEFEEMLQLGEHCSMTERRADEATRNVADWLKCDFMQDHVGEVFSGIISSVTGFGFFVRLNDLFIDGLVHVSTLDNDYYRYDNIGQRLIGESSGTVYRLGDTVEIRVDAVHMDERKIDFALVSSTRKARGEGKTERDRAKKGGQRTLRDNGSAGRGKRRGGKPPANFEPDSAFRKQDDAKPADNVKKAKKKAKKASDKTRKIAAATKAKRAAKKKGAEQA
- the rlmB gene encoding 23S rRNA (guanosine(2251)-2'-O)-methyltransferase RlmB, yielding MSEIIYGIHAVKALLERDPQRFLEVFILKGREDRRLQPLIAELEATGIVIQVANRQWLDDKVEGAVHQGIIARVREGRQYQENDLPGLLESVETPFLLVLDGVTDPHNLGACLRSADAAGVHAVIVPRDRSAQLNATAKKVACGAAENVPLIRVTNLARTLRLLQEMNVWVVGTAGEADHTLYQSKMTGPMALVMGAEGEGMRRLTREHCDELISIPMAGTVSSLNVSVATGICLFEAVRQRG
- a CDS encoding isovaleryl-CoA dehydrogenase, which gives rise to MVWTTHTVFNQPKPLGNSNLFLSDTPLREALQREQGGWDAEVLASLGQQLGTQESLELGRLANANPPELLRYDATGQRLDDVRFHPAWHILMQGLIANRVHNLPWQEDARIGSFVARAARFMLHAQVEAGTLCPVTMTFGATPLLLQTLPAEFRSWLTPLLSDRYDAHLLPGGQKRGLLIGMGMTEKQGGSDVLSNTTTATPLGARGPGEAYRLVGHKWFFSVPQSDAHLVLAQAEGGLSCFFLPRILPDGSRNAIRLERLKDKLGNRSNASSEVEFQDATAWLLGDEGDGVRHILKMGGLTRFDCSLGSHGLMRRGLSVALYHALQRQAFGKLLIEQPLMRQVLARMALRLEGHTALLFRLARAWESRSNEGELIYSRLLTPAAKYSICRQGMPFIAEAMEVLGGIGYCEESELPRLYREMPVNSIWEGSGNIMCLDVLRSLHKLPGALEMLQFELQPVRGQNRLFDHAWRQWQQRARQPSEEMGRLLTQQLFDLCCAAQLLQHASPQIADAWCHLTLDHRGESLLSAEVCELLLNRAIGG
- a CDS encoding DUF350 domain-containing protein is translated as MDILSALAAFASYFFSGFAMILVFLFVYTRITPHDEWALIKADNQSAAFAFIGACLGYVIPLASAAINSISLLDYLLWGVVALVVQLLLFAAVKIYMPRISDKIEANHLAAGIFLGGVSVSGGVLNAACMSY
- a CDS encoding DUF1471 domain-containing protein; amino-acid sequence: MKRSTALTSLLLSMGLLSTGAQSAELAPADRVTPLSEIAEITFNDLPGSPQEAELAIARTADQHGASYYRILRMEEQAHPPGWRASAILYL
- the bsmA gene encoding biofilm peroxide resistance protein BsmA produces the protein MTIVRTLISLTLATQLSACGIMTTTPKPPPPPTAQAQEIVRAQTAELVKTGTVTAVVRGSPMDVEAEIQRKATAAGARYYVIIMNSETVVPGQWYSQAILYR
- the yjfP gene encoding esterase — translated: MIEIHDERAGDIAVIHAVPAGQYHRPLPTVFFCHGYTSSKEVYAYFAYALARAGFRTVLPDADRHGERFDGDETRRLASFWEILRSNIDELPQVKAHFERLGLIADGRIGVAGASMGGMTALGAFARFPWIRAAASLMGSGYYRSLAHTLYPPLGERGEALSPAAYAARTAVLAEYELEGRLAQIAGRPLLLWHGETDDVVPAADSLRLAAELRRQGADGRLTSLVEPGVKHRITPLALSATTDFFRREL
- a CDS encoding DUF1471 domain-containing protein, whose product is MKRIMLATALAALFSANVMAATEITSHQADQRQSVGFVTLNQNVVSPDDATSQVSKIADQRGATSYRIIALHEPGDNSTMHVSAELYR
- the rpsF gene encoding 30S ribosomal protein S6 → MRHYEIVFMVHPDQSEQVPGMIERYSATITNAQGQIHRLEDWGRRQLAYPINKLHKAHYVLLNVEAPQEAIDELETNFRFNDAVIRSMVMRVKHAVTEASPMVKAKDERRGDRREDFANETADDADAGDSEE
- the priB gene encoding primosomal replication protein N, giving the protein MTANRLVLSGTVCKAPVRKVSPSGIPHCQFVLEHRSQQMEAGFSRQAWCRMPVVVSGQQSQALTQRLTVGSQITVQGFVSCHQGRNGLSKLVLHAEQIELIDSGD
- the rpsR gene encoding 30S ribosomal protein S18, translated to MARYFRRRKFCRFTAEGVQEIDYKDIATLKNYITESGKIVPSRITGTRAKYQRQLARAIKRARYLSLLPYTDRHQ
- the rplI gene encoding 50S ribosomal protein L9, which codes for MQVILLDKVANLGSLGDQVNVKAGYARNFLVPQGKAVPATKKNVEFFEARRAELEAKLADVLAAAEARATKINELGSVTIASKSGDEGKLFGSIGTRDIADAVTAAGVEVAKSEVRLPNGVLRTTGEHEVHFQVHSDVFAQLNVVVVAEA
- a CDS encoding DUF488 domain-containing protein, which translates into the protein MAKITLQRVYDFSAPAPAHCYLIDRLWPRGVSKERLAGVQWLKQVAPDDELRKWFHQHTDQWAVFEARYRQQLVANDAWRPLVALLRQGEALTLLYGSKDTEHNQGVVLREFLLAQL